A stretch of Chitinophaga caeni DNA encodes these proteins:
- a CDS encoding zinc ribbon domain-containing protein, which yields MATVKEYSVEEKLVSVLKLQKIDSKLDEIQILKGELPIEVKDLEDEIEGLNHRLSHIEEEINGIQDFITSKKNLMKDADALIKKYEKQQNNVKNSREFEAISKEIEMQSLEIKLAEKHIKDASEEIKDKSRILESAKKSIGEKESNLKHKKGELEKIIAETDKEEKQFYKQSEDAREKVDPRLLSAYEKIRKNYRNGLAVVTIVRDSCGGCFNAIPPQRQAEIRQRKKIIVCEHCGRILVDNDLDASTEI from the coding sequence ATGGCTACTGTTAAAGAATACTCCGTAGAGGAAAAACTGGTTTCTGTATTGAAATTACAGAAGATTGATTCCAAGTTGGATGAAATCCAAATCCTGAAAGGGGAGTTGCCGATCGAAGTGAAGGACTTGGAAGATGAGATCGAAGGCTTGAACCATCGCCTTTCTCACATCGAAGAGGAAATTAATGGCATCCAGGACTTTATCACGTCTAAAAAGAACTTGATGAAGGATGCAGACGCCTTGATCAAAAAATACGAGAAACAACAGAACAACGTAAAAAACAGCCGTGAATTTGAAGCCATCAGCAAGGAAATTGAAATGCAATCCCTCGAAATCAAACTCGCGGAAAAGCATATCAAGGATGCTAGCGAGGAAATCAAAGACAAATCTCGTATTCTAGAATCTGCCAAGAAAAGTATCGGTGAAAAAGAAAGTAACCTGAAACATAAGAAAGGTGAACTCGAGAAAATTATCGCCGAAACCGATAAGGAAGAAAAACAATTCTATAAGCAAAGCGAAGATGCCCGCGAAAAAGTAGACCCGCGTTTACTCTCCGCTTACGAGAAGATCCGTAAAAATTACCGCAACGGTTTGGCCGTGGTAACCATCGTTAGGGATTCCTGCGGCGGTTGCTTCAACGCGATTCCACCTCAACGCCAAGCTGAAATCCGCCAACGTAAGAAAATCATCGTTTGCGAACACTGTGGCCGTATCTTGGTAGATAACGATTTGGATGCTTCTACAGAAATTTAA